One Solanum lycopersicum chromosome 4, SLM_r2.1 DNA window includes the following coding sequences:
- the LOC138348144 gene encoding uncharacterized protein, producing MVYARRINAFSHGIHYTHAQTDSPESVNYLIQEEDPEEEFEEELEEGPEEDPEEDPEENLEENLEEDLEEDLDDDPKEEVWEDNMEVSEASSNIYDPIDREVCGLDESPKYHPKPYYDGNDDDDDAPT from the exons ATGGTGTACGCCAGA AGAATCAACGCTTTCTCGCATGGAATTCACTACACCCATGCTCAAACAGATAGTCCGGAATCCGTCAATTATTTGAtccaagaagaagatccagAAGAGGAATTTGAAGAGGAACTTGAGGAGGGCCCGGAGGAGGATCCTGAAGAGGACCCAGAGGAGAATCTCGAAGAAAACCTAGAAGAAGACCTTGAAGAGGATCTTGACGATGACCCAAAAGAAGAAGTGTGGGAAGATAACATGGAGGTTTCTGAGGCAAGTTCTAACATCTATGACCCAATAGATAGAGAGGTGTGCGGCCTCGACGAGTCTCCAAAGTACCACCCTAAGCCATATTATGATGGgaatgatgacgatgatgatgctCCAACCTGA